A genomic window from Maridesulfovibrio sp. includes:
- the dksA gene encoding RNA polymerase-binding protein DksA, with translation MEQKDIEYFRETLNKMLDDILQKGQETIEDMTESGETYADPADRATAESDRAFTLRLRDRERKLIKKIQKAIQRIDDGDFGVCHACGEDISVPRLKARPVTTLCISCKSKQEEEEQNRGD, from the coding sequence ATGGAACAGAAAGATATTGAATACTTCCGCGAAACCCTTAATAAGATGCTTGATGACATTCTTCAGAAGGGGCAGGAAACAATCGAAGACATGACTGAATCAGGGGAGACATATGCAGACCCCGCTGACCGCGCAACTGCTGAGTCCGACCGTGCCTTCACTCTCAGACTCAGGGACAGGGAACGCAAACTAATTAAAAAAATACAGAAGGCCATCCAGCGTATTGATGACGGAGACTTCGGTGTATGTCATGCATGCGGCGAAGATATCTCTGTGCCAAGACTAAAGGCCCGCCCGGTTACAACTCTCTGTATTTCCTGCAAAAGCAAGCAGGAAGAAGAGGAACAGAACCGCGGCGATTAA